The nucleotide sequence tagtgcagtgttagtgtcagactgatactagtgatggtatcgcccagcgcAATCGGTGATACCGCTCgtgcccaggaaacccgggataagatgcttttaggctccaagtttgagtcaacttgaagcctataaatatccctctcatctctGATTAAAGCAGCAAGCacggagagtttaaaagtgaagaaaccctgttacaatcacttgagaaatccctcttcTAGATCTAACCTTAAAATTATGTTTAGGAGTTGtacgagtgcttgtaagggttgtctcctaaacccggtaaaaggataagaggggtgtaagaaggaggttgatcttcgccttttAAAGAAAGATCGATGATGGATGCCGATagtctcgatggaagaggaatcggtgaagtgaatataggtcacgacgactgaaccattataaattggtTTACATTCTTGTTATGCTTTTAATTTTCGCATTATTTACTTACTTCACTTGCTCATTATATTCTTACAAATGTTTTAAAGTTAAATactttccgagattggttttcaacgtaaacggttTTACGAAAACAAAAGATTTTTTGAAGATaattttatcgctacactaattcaccccccctcctcttagtgtcgaccccgttCCCGACACAACATTCATTCCCCAATTGGGAGGTAGCGTTGAAAATAATATTATGtttatcaaaatatgataaattcaaataATAGTCTCTGAAGACAATATTTCTTCCACCAAGTAATGATGCATGCTTGAGATTTATTTTGGAAATATACATGTCAACATGACGTCAGCACTTATCTAGTGAAAATTAGGAAACGTATCATTTAGATTTAtttaaaattgtgtatattttTCCTATAAATTCTCCGAAAAATGTTTagtaaaaaaaattgtaaaaaattaggaaacaTTTCTCTTAAGGTTTAACGAAAGAAAGTTCAATAAAAGACCCAAAAAAAATTTGGGAGCATATCTCTTTTCTCATATTATAAGCTGACTTCTGCATGCCTATTTAAGCTCTTCCGATTCTTCTCCTCCAAACAGAGGAAACAGCGTATCTAAACCTTGGAGTATTGCAAGGAGCTTCTCCGAGCTGCAGCCATGGCGGAACAGATCGAGGCCTTGAAGGTGAGAGCGGAGAGCTCAAAGCTCGTCAAGCCTTTGTACCAAGGCGAACCACCTTGCGCCGATCTCTGCATTCCGCTGAGTGTCTTCGATAAGATCACTTACAACCTCCACGTGGAACTCATCTACGCCTTCCGGCCGCCGACGCCATCGAACTCGGACATCGAGAAGGGCCTCGCCAGGGCGCTCTCCGAGTACCGTGAGTGGGCTGGCCGGCTGCGCGAGGATGCCCAGGGTGAGCTCGTCATCCTCCTCAATGACGCCGGGATACGGTTCGTCGAGGCGACCTCGGACGACGTGCTCGGTCGGGACGTCCTCGAGCCGTCGCGGGCCTTGCTCCGGCTGCATCCGTGGGTCAACGGCGTGGAGGAGCTGTTGCAGGTGCAGCTGACGAGGTTCGCGTGTGGAACCCTGGTGGTGGGCTTCACGTCGCATCACATGGTCGCGGATGGCCACTCCATGAGCAGGTTCATCGTGGCATGGGGCCTCGCCACACGGGGCCTCCCGATGGATCCCCTTCCCTTGCACGGCCGCGGCGCCTTCTTCATCCCCCGCAACCCACCTCGCGTCGAGTTCGAGCACCGTGGGGTGGAGTTCACGGCCAAGAACGCGTCCGACACCGAGGAGGACGTCCCTCTGACGGCCGACCTAGTGGTCCACAAGGCGCACTTTAGCAGAGAATTCCTGGAGAGTCTCAAGGCCAAGGCCTCGCTCGGGGCCGACCGGCGCTACACCACGTTCGAGAGCTTGATGGCGCACTTATGGCGAGTCGTGAACGTAGCCCGTGGGCTGGACGAGCACATCACCAGCACCGTCCACATCTCCGTCAACGGCCGCGCGAGGCtgaggccccccgtgccggacgaATACTTCGGCAACCTGGTGGTGTGGGCGTGTCCCCGCGCGAAGGTGGGGGAGCTCGTCAACAGGCCACTGCAGTCCATCGCGGAGGTCGTCCGCGAGGGAATCGCGAAGATGGACGACAGATATTTCAGATCGTTGATAGATTTTGCGAGCTCGAAGGAGGTGACGGAGGGCCTGAAGGGGACGATCGAAGCGAAAGAGGCGGCGTTCTGCCCAAACTTTGAGGTGAACAGCTGGGTGAGGTTCCCGTTCTGGGACCTCGATTTTGGTAGTGGGAAGCCCTTCTTGTTCATGCCGAGCTTCTATGCCGTGGAGGGGATGATATTCTTGGTAGAATCCCCCACCGGAGACGGAAGCATCGACGTTTATGTGACTTTGTTCAGCCACAACTTGGACTCATTCAAGCAGCTATGCTATCTGCTCGACTAGCTTCCCTGGTCGAGCACAACCATGCCGTCTTCCTTCCTCGGTTGTTGACATGTTACCGTCTCTGTCTTTGTGAGAGGGTATACATAAGCATAAGATTTGCTAATGTTATCATTATTTGTCGAAATACTAACTTAAACTATACGATtagtatatcatttgatctcacaTTGATTGAGAAATATTGGAACGACTCATAAATTCGTCGGGTCTCCATGCACTAATGATCGATCGACCATAGTTGAAATTAAAAATCCTAATTTGACTCTCTCGAGAGTCAAGATAAAAGGATAAAATATTCCCACTAAACATGATAAATTATAGATTTAAAATCTCTCTAAATTCATGATTTCTTGATATCCACTTAACATGGTTAAAGAGCTAGTGATCTTTGGAGAAAGTGAGAGAGAAATTTTATTAGAAACAGAAATAGAAGAGAAAATTTCTATTAGAGAGAGAAATTGTTAGaaagagaaataaaaaattatatctttaTTATCAATAAAGCCCATATCTTGAcaacgataaaaaaaaataaaggaaatgGAAAAAAACAATCaacatattatattataatagcaAAAGATGATCCACAAAAGAGAACACCATGGaaatatcataaatttatatAGAATTGAAAGTTTGATCATCTCCAAAGACAACTTGATTGGATGATGatttttataagtttatataCTGTGATTTTTAATTAAACTACTTGGAAAGACACTCTTTTCATTCTCAAAGTTTATATACgtcgaaaataatattatatttatcaaaatatgataaattcaaagaataattctcaaaaataatattatatttatcaaaatatgtCATCACTCATCTCCTAAAAATTAGGAAATCGTATCATTTAGATTTATTTAAATTGTGTGCATGTACCTATAAATTCTCTGAAAATATTtagtgaaaaaaatataaaaattaagaaacaTATCTCTTAAGGTTTAATGAAAGAAAGTACAATAAAAGACCCTAAAAAATTAGGGAGCATATCTCTTTTATCGCAGGTCCATTGGTCATCAAAAGATGTTGGCATCGACAGCATATCATCTAAATCTATTTGAATTATGAACTTGCAACTATAAAGGTTCAATGAAACATCTTTCTATTTTCTCGAATTATGTCCCATACAAAAAGAGTAAGATAATGGGGATGGCATTTCCAGTGTTCATCTACAAGCTGTTGCGTCGACAGCATATCATTCGAATTATGGACATGCAACTATGTATTCCCCCTAAAGGTTCAATGAAACATCAATGGTTTCCAAGTATATCTTTCTAGTTGTCGAATTAAGGTTCAATGAAAGATCGTTATCGTTCTCCCAAGTATATCTTTTATATGAACGGTATAAGCTGAGATCTGCTTGCCATGCAGTTTAAGTTCTTCGGGATATGCTGCTTCAGATTACATTCTAAGGTGAGGGAAAGAGAGCAGAAAGCGTTTCCAACCCTTGGAGTACTACTGCAAGTCGCTTCCTCAAGCTGCAGCTATGGCGGAACAGATCAAAGCCATGAAGGTGAGGGTGGAGAGCTCGAAGCTCGTCAAGCCTTCGTATGAAGGCGAACCGCCTTCCACCGATCTCTGCATTCGTCTCAGTGTCTTCGACAAGATCAATTACAAAGTCCACGGGGCCGTCATCTACGCCTTCCGGCCGCCGACGCCGCCCAACACGGACATCGAGAAGGGGCTTGTCACGGCGCTGTCCGAGCACCGGGAATGGGCTGGCCGGCTGCACGAGGACTCCCAGGGTGAGCCCGTCATCCTCCTCAATGACGCCGGGGCAAGGTTCATCGAGGTGTCGTCGGATGACGTGCTCGACAGAGCCGTCATTCACAAGCCGTCGACGGCCTTGTTGCCGCTGCATCCGTGGGTCAAAGGCGTGGAGGAGCTGTTGCAGGTGCAGCTGACGAGGTTCGCGTGTGGAACCCTGGTGGTGGGCTTCACGTCGCATCACTGGGTCGCCGATGGCCACTCCATGAGCAAGTTCATCGTGGCATGGGGTCTCGCCACACGGGGCCTTCCGATGGATCCCCTCCCCTTGCACGGCCGCGGCGCCTTCTTCATCCCCCGCAATCCACCTCGCGTCGAGTTCGAGCACCGTGGGGTAGAGTTCGCGGCCAGGAAGGCGTTCGACGCCGAGGACGCCGCGGACGACATAGTCTCGACGGCCAAGAAGGCGTTAGACACCGAGGACGACGTCGCTAAGGCGGACGACATAGTCTTCCACAAGGCGCACTTCAGCAGAGAATTCCTGGAGATGCTCAAGGCTAAGGCCTCGATCGGGGCCGACCGGCGCTACAACACGTTCGAGAGCCTGATGGCGCACTTATGGCGAGTTGTGAGCGTAGCCCGCGGGGTGGACGAGCGCATCACCAGCGGCCTCCGCATCTCCGTCAACGGCCGCGCGAGACTGAGGCCCCCTGTGCCGGACGAATACCTCGGCAACCTGGTGCTGTGGGCGTTTCCCCGCGTGAAGGTGGGGGATCTCGTCAACAGGCCACTCCAGTTCGCGGCGGCGCTCATCCACGAGGAGACCGCGAGGATGGACGACGGATATTTCAGATCGTTGATAGATTTCGCGAGCTTGGAGGACGTGAAGGACGAGGCGCTGGAGGCGACGGCCGAAGCGAACTATAGGGTGATGAACCCAAACTTGGAGGTGCACAACTTGGCGAGGTTCCCGTTCTGGGACCTCGATTTTGGTAGTGGGAAGCCATTCATGTTCATGCCATGCTACGTGCCCGTGGAGGGAATAATGTTCTTGGTGCCATCCCCCACTCGAGACGGAAGCATGGACGTTTACGTGGCCTTGTTAAAACACAACGTGTCCTCGTTCGAGCAGCTGTGTCATATGGTAAGGCCTAATTTGTAATTTCCAGCATGGATAGTGTGTGCAACTATCCTAATCTAAGGTTTTAGATCAAAACAAGTATGTCTTATGTATTTAGATCAAAACAATTATGCACAATAAGCATGTAAAAGAACCCTAAGCAGATTAGGgttcttttataaaattatatttttacgctTATAAATCTCATTAATTTCATTTCACATCCTTTCGACAGTTTTACCAttcaaaaactttataaattttcttatatcttttaaaacataaaaataaaaaatgaaactagataaatatcaaaacagttcatgaatgaaaaaaagaaaaactacaaTGAGATACGTAtaagggacgaaagattatatgcacAAACATGAGAGATCAAATTAGCTTAAAGTTGATAAGGGTAATGattacgataagacttgcgtGACACCCGCTGACGTCCCACTCCCCTGTTAGTCCGACACCGCGTGACTGACACGGGTCGAAACGCCAACCGAAgcccattaacgaccgctcaAGTTCGATTCCACACGCTACGCCGATAGCAATGTCAGATGTCATCAGAAGGTACGACCCTACCCCTTGCGGGCAGGCACACCAGGTAACACCGAACTCCCccataaatacccttgcattctaAACGAAGGGGGGACACAAAAAAAATAACCTCGCCATGATTAtttactgacttgatcgtcggagaggtCGGGTCGAGTTCTCTcgtcccgacctgtgtgcagggacgaaggcgAGGCGTTTCTCTCCGGGCGCGTTGGCCAGGAATCTCCTCCCGAAGGAATCGacgacccgtcatccggacccgaaccaagccgcgtcgaccccgtggtcacggctaaaaagttgtttacactaacaaaagtaataagatattcagatgttgaattttataaattatctcgaTAATACGAAGTCTACTTcagaatttatatttatattagttggaGGAGTAATTTCTTACAAGAGTATAAAATAATTACTTATTACAtcatcaataataaaaaattaaatttataatatattttgagttcacaaatcaaattttatgattgaAAACTTAATCTCTCAACGAAGCTTATCCTTCGTGGTGAGTGTGTTATCACACTTCAAACTATGATTaagagaaatatttttttctatcgaGTACTAAGAACACTAATGGATGCATTTTACTTAAGTTATTGTAGCTAAGAAATGCACTGATTGCACAAATAGAATTATGAGATAGATATTATAGTAAATTTAACAACTTAAAAGAATGAATGCTCTGATATATGGGTCAAAATAGACACACTCCACGCTGTAAATCTTTTGAACAAAGGGATTGAATGATCTTGCTCGATCCAAAATATTTATTCAGATATTTTGCTTTTTGCAGCTAATACGAATGTCATTAGCTGCTATCACTGCTTCGTCTTTTGATGTTGTAGTAGATTATCCTAACATGGAGTGGTCAGCCCTTAATGACCTGCGATTCATTCCCCCTTTTGGAGATCGTAACATGATAACAACAGAGGAAGGAAGCTGGCGTGTTTGTTGCTAACCAGCTCAGCTAGTCGAGTAGATAACACAGCTGCTTGAATGGGGCCACGT is from Musa acuminata AAA Group cultivar baxijiao chromosome BXJ3-8, Cavendish_Baxijiao_AAA, whole genome shotgun sequence and encodes:
- the LOC135645673 gene encoding agmatine hydroxycinnamoyltransferase 1-like, coding for MAEQIEALKVRAESSKLVKPLYQGEPPCADLCIPLSVFDKITYNLHVELIYAFRPPTPSNSDIEKGLARALSEYREWAGRLREDAQGELVILLNDAGIRFVEATSDDVLGRDVLEPSRALLRLHPWVNGVEELLQVQLTRFACGTLVVGFTSHHMVADGHSMSRFIVAWGLATRGLPMDPLPLHGRGAFFIPRNPPRVEFEHRGVEFTAKNASDTEEDVPLTADLVVHKAHFSREFLESLKAKASLGADRRYTTFESLMAHLWRVVNVARGLDEHITSTVHISVNGRARLRPPVPDEYFGNLVVWACPRAKVGELVNRPLQSIAEVVREGIAKMDDRYFRSLIDFASSKEVTEGLKGTIEAKEAAFCPNFEVNSWVRFPFWDLDFGSGKPFLFMPSFYAVEGMIFLVESPTGDGSIDVYVTLFSHNLDSFKQLCYLLD
- the LOC135645675 gene encoding agmatine coumaroyltransferase-2-like, translating into MAEQIKAMKVRVESSKLVKPSYEGEPPSTDLCIRLSVFDKINYKVHGAVIYAFRPPTPPNTDIEKGLVTALSEHREWAGRLHEDSQGEPVILLNDAGARFIEVSSDDVLDRAVIHKPSTALLPLHPWVKGVEELLQVQLTRFACGTLVVGFTSHHWVADGHSMSKFIVAWGLATRGLPMDPLPLHGRGAFFIPRNPPRVEFEHRGVEFAARKAFDAEDAADDIADDIVFHKAHFSREFLEMLKAKASIGADRRYNTFESLMAHLWRVVSVARGVDERITSGLRISVNGRARLRPPVPDEYLGNLVLWAFPRVKVGDLVNRPLQFAAALIHEETARMDDGYFRSLIDFASLEDVKDEALEATAEANYRVMNPNLEVHNLARFPFWDLDFGSGKPFMFMPCYVPVEGIMFLVPSPTRDGSMDVYVALLKHNVSSFEQLCHMVRPNL